Proteins found in one Takifugu rubripes chromosome 17, fTakRub1.2, whole genome shotgun sequence genomic segment:
- the gucy1a1 gene encoding guanylate cyclase soluble subunit alpha-1 (The RefSeq protein has 1 substitution compared to this genomic sequence) translates to MFCTKLKELKISGECPFTSSAKTNQLEHSEQLSKDVAHLPTSKDVRRNTGENAPHQKSSRAKVNLHTLGESIRKLACPEFERLHTALRRMMRLSDPSREPASPFVCCTEYQRCSDDPEHFVKMMSMFSSRKAIQMDTLRVALGEELFNMCYEEDRHILRVVGGALHDFLNSFNVLLKQSSTLHYQDREDCVNEPSVLCLDKDLGLLTVYFFNPHPTTELFFPGVIKAAARLLYHTTVDVLMDPPATKDSILQSSPQPSLLYTVVVKDAKSLSPSPLRATSAGTLPTSLFSTIFPFHLILDQDLVLVQVGHGLRKRLTRKDGLRRPATFQEHFSILSPLIRCTFQGILTMLNTQFTIRIKRGVSTADNTLMDLKGQMIYVPESDAILFLGSPCVDKLEELTGRGLYLSDIPIHNALRDVVLVGEQAKAQDGLKKRLGKAKAALEHAHQALEEEKKKTVDLLFTIFPGTVAQQLWQGQTVQAKKFERVTMLFSDIVGFTAVCSHCTPMQVITMLNELYTKFDHHCGELDVYKVETIGDAYCVAGGLHKESETHAVQVALMALKMMELSNGVMTPAGEPIQMRIGLHTGSVLAGVVGVKMPRYCLFGNNVTLANKFESCSQPGKINISPTTHRLLEDHPEFVFIPRRRQELPANFPEDIPGVCYFLEASPRPSEVTLK, encoded by the exons ATGTTCTGCACgaagctgatggagctgaagaTATCAGGAGAGTGTCCGTTCACCAGCAGCGCCAAAACTAATCAGCTCGAACACTCCGAGCAGCTTTCAAAGGACGTCGCGCATTTGCCAACTTCCAAGGATGTGCGTCGAAATACAGGTGAGAATGCGCCTCACCAGAAGTCAAGCCGAGCCAAAGTTAACCTGCATACCCTCGGGGAGAGCATCCGAAAACTGGCATGTCCCGAG TTTGAACGGCTGCACACTGCCCTCCGACGAATGATGAGACTATCAGATCCCAGCAGGGAGCCTgcgag TCCATTCGTTTGCTGTACAGAATACCAGCGCTGCAGCGACGATCCGGAGCATTTTGTGAAAATGATGAGCATGTTCTCCTCCAGGAAAG CTATCCAGATGGATACTCTGAGAGTAGCGCTTGGCGAGGAGCTTTTCAACATGTGCTATGAAGAGGACAGGCACATTttgagggtggtggggggagcCCTGCACGACTTCCTCAACAGCTTCAATGTCTTGTTGAAACAGAGCAGCACGCTGCATTACCAGGACAGAGAGGATTGTGTAAACGAACCTTCGGTGCTGTGCTTAGACAAGGATTTGGGTCTGCTTACTGTCTATTTCTTCAATCCCCACCCGACCACTGAGCTCTTTTTCCCCGGAGTCATCAAAGCTGCTGCCCGTCTGCTCTATCACACCACTGTGGATGTTCTGATGGACCCTCCTGCCACTAAAGATAGCATCCTGCAGTCCAGCCCGCAGCCCAGTCTTCTGTACACAGTTGTAGTTAAAGATGCTAAAAGTCTGAGCCCCAGTCCACTACGAGCCACCTCAGCGGGGACGCTTCCTACCTCTCTGTTCTCCACCATCTTCCCTTTCCATCTGATCCTGGACCAGGACTTGGTTCTGGTGCAAGTAGGACACGGGCTGAGGAAGAGACTCACCAGGAAAGATGGACTGCGACGACCAGCCACCTTCCAAGAACACTTCTCCATTCTTTCTCCCCTAATCAGATGTACCTTCCAAGGTATTCTAACCATGCTGAACACTCAGTTCACCATTCGGATCAAGCGTGGAGTCTCCACCGCAGATAACACG CTCATGGACCTTAAAGGTCAGATGATTTATGTCCCAGAGTCCGACGCCATTTTGTTTTTGGGCTCGCCGTGTGTAGacaagctggaggagctgacggGTCGTGGCCTGTACCTGTCAGACATCCCCATTCATAACGCGCTGCGCGACGTCGTCCTGGTGGGCGAACAGGCCAAGGCCCAGGACGGGCTGAAGAAGCGGCTGGGGAAGGCCAAAGCAGCCTTGGAACATGCCCATCAagcactggaggaggagaagaagaagaccgTAGACCTCCTCTTCACCATCTTTCCCGGCACCGTTgcgcagcagctgtggcagggcCAGACGGTCCAGGCCAAGAAGTTTGAGAGGGTCACAATGCTCTTCTCTGACATCGTGGGTTTCACGGCGGTTTGCTCTCACTGCACCCCGATGCAAGTGATCACCATGCTGAACGAGCTGTACACCAAGTTTGACCACCACTGTGGAGAGCTGGACGTGTATAAG GTGGAGACCATCGGTGATGCGTATTGCGTAGCCGGCGGCTTACACAAGGAGAGCGAGACTCACGCTGTCCAAGTAGCACTCATGGCCTTAAAGATGATGGAGCTTTCGAACGGTGTTATGACTCCAGCTGGAGAACCAATACAG ATGCGTATTGGTCTCCATACTGGTTCAGTGCTGGCTGGTGTGGTGGGGGTGAAGATGCCTCGCTACTGCCTTTTTGGGAACAACGTCACATTAGCAAACAAGTTTGAATCCTGCAGCCAACCGGGAAAAATCAACATCAGCCCCACAACCCACAG ATTGCTGGAGGATCATCCAGAGTTTGTCTTCATTCCCAGGCGCAGACAGGAGCTTCCGGCCAACTTCCCGGAGGACATCCCTGGTGTTTGTTACTTTTTGGAGGCCTCTCCCAGACCTTCAGAAGTCACTCTGAAATGA
- the gucy1a1 gene encoding guanylate cyclase soluble subunit alpha-1 isoform X1, whose translation MMSMFSSRKAIQMDTLRVALGEELFNMCYEEDRHILRVVGGALHDFLNSFNVLLKQSSTLHYQDREDCVNEPSVLCLDKDLGLLTVYFFNPHPTTELFFPGVIKAAARLLYHTTVDVLMDPPATKDSILQSSPQPSLLYTVVVKDAKSLSPSPLRATSAGTLPTSLFSTIFPFHLILDQDLVLVQVGHGLRKRLTRKDGLRRPATFQEHFSILSPLIRCTFQGILTMLNTQFTIRIKRGVSTADNTLMDLKGQMIYVPESDAILFLGSPCVDKLEELTGRGLYLSDIPIHNALRDVVLVGEQAKAQDGLKKRLGKAKAALEHAHQALEEEKKKTVDLLFTIFPGTVAQQLWQGQTVQAKKFERVTMLFSDIVGFTAVCSHCTPMQVITMLNELYTKFDHHCGELDVYKVETIGDAYCVAGGLHKESETHAVQVALMALKMMELSNGVMTPAGEPIQMRIGLHTGSVLAGVVGVKMPRYCLFGNNVTLANKFESCSQPGKINISPTTHRLLEDHPEFVFIPRRRQELPANFPEDIPGVCYFLEASPRPSEVTLK comes from the exons ATGATGAGCATGTTCTCCTCCAGGAAAG CTATCCAGATGGATACTCTGAGAGTAGCGCTTGGCGAGGAGCTTTTCAACATGTGCTATGAAGAGGACAGGCACATTttgagggtggtggggggagcCCTGCACGACTTCCTCAACAGCTTCAATGTCTTGTTGAAACAGAGCAGCACGCTGCATTACCAGGACAGAGAGGATTGTGTAAACGAACCTTCGGTGCTGTGCTTAGACAAGGATTTGGGTCTGCTTACTGTCTATTTCTTCAATCCCCACCCGACCACTGAGCTCTTTTTCCCCGGAGTCATCAAAGCTGCTGCCCGTCTGCTCTATCACACCACTGTGGATGTTCTGATGGACCCTCCTGCCACTAAAGATAGCATCCTGCAGTCCAGCCCGCAGCCCAGTCTTCTGTACACAGTTGTAGTTAAAGATGCTAAAAGTCTGAGCCCCAGTCCACTACGAGCCACCTCAGCGGGGACGCTTCCTACCTCTCTGTTCTCCACCATCTTCCCTTTCCATCTGATCCTGGACCAGGACTTGGTTCTGGTGCAAGTAGGACACGGGCTGAGGAAGAGACTCACCAGGAAAGATGGACTGCGACGACCAGCCACCTTCCAAGAACACTTCTCCATTCTTTCTCCCCTAATCAGATGTACCTTCCAAGGTATTCTAACCATGCTGAACACTCAGTTCACCATTCGGATCAAGCGTGGAGTCTCCACCGCAGATAACACG CTCATGGACCTTAAAGGTCAGATGATTTATGTCCCAGAGTCCGACGCCATTTTGTTTTTGGGCTCGCCGTGTGTAGacaagctggaggagctgacggGTCGTGGCCTGTACCTGTCAGACATCCCCATTCATAACGCGCTGCGCGACGTCGTCCTGGTGGGCGAACAGGCCAAGGCCCAGGACGGGCTGAAGAAGCGGCTGGGGAAGGCCAAAGCAGCCTTGGAACATGCCCATCAagcactggaggaggagaagaagaagaccgTAGACCTCCTCTTCACCATCTTTCCCGGCACCGTTgcgcagcagctgtggcagggcCAGACGGTCCAGGCCAAGAAGTTTGAGAGGGTCACAATGCTCTTCTCTGACATCGTGGGTTTCACGGCGGTTTGCTCTCACTGCACCCCGATGCAAGTGATCACCATGCTGAACGAGCTGTACACCAAGTTTGACCACCACTGTGGAGAGCTGGACGTGTATAAG GTGGAGACCATCGGTGATGCGTATTGCGTAGCCGGCGGCTTACACAAGGAGAGCGAGACTCACGCTGTCCAAGTAGCACTCATGGCCTTAAAGATGATGGAGCTTTCGAACGGTGTTATGACTCCAGCTGGAGAACCAATACAG ATGCGTATTGGTCTCCATACTGGTTCAGTGCTGGCTGGTGTGGTGGGGGTGAAGATGCCTCGCTACTGCCTTTTTGGGAACAACGTCACATTAGCAAACAAGTTTGAATCCTGCAGCCAACCGGGAAAAATCAACATCAGCCCCACAACCCACAG ATTGCTGGAGGATCATCCAGAGTTTGTCTTCATTCCCAGGCGCAGACAGGAGCTTCCGGCCAACTTCCCGGAGGACATCCCTGGTGTTTGTTACTTTTTGGAGGCCTCTCCCAGACCTTCAGAAGTCACTCTGAAATGA
- the gucy1b1 gene encoding guanylate cyclase soluble subunit beta-1 (The RefSeq protein has 1 substitution compared to this genomic sequence) — MYGFVNHALELLVLRNYGPEVWEDIKREAQLDIEGQFLVRIIYEDAKTYDLVAAASKVLKIDAGDILQLFGKMFFEFCQESGYDTILRVLGSNVREFLQNLDALHDHLGTIYPGMRAPSFRCTDAEKGNSLILHYYSEREGLQDIVIGIIKTVAQQIHGTEIEMKMIQPKSKECDHIKFLIEEKDSEEEAFYEDLDGFEENGTQETRISPYTFCKAFPFHLMFDRDLMLTQCGNAIYRVLPQLQPGSCILPSVFSLVRPHIDFSFHGILSHINTVFVLRSKEGLLNVETVENEDELTGVEISCLRLKGQMIYLPEAENILFLCSPSVMNLDDLTRRGLYLSDIPLHDATRDLVLLGEQFREEYKLTQELEILTDRLQHTLRALEDEKKKTDRLLYSVLPPSVANELRHKRPVPAKRYDNVTILFSGIVGFNTFCSKHASAEGAIKIVNLLNDVYTRFDILTDSRNNPYVYKVETVGDKYMTVSGLPEPCTHHAKSICHLALEMLEIAGQVKVDDKPVQITIGIHTGEVVTGVIGQRMPRYCLFGNTVNLTSRTETTGEKGRINVSEFTFRCLQSAENADPQFHLEYRGPVTMKGKKEPMKVWFLSRKPTVEPATVKA; from the exons ATG TATGGATTTGTGAATCACGCCTTGGAGCTGCTGGTTTTGCGGAATTACGGCCCGGAAGTTTGGGAAGACATCAA GAGGGAGGCTCAGCTGGATATTGAAGGTCAGTTCCTGGTTAGAATCATATATGAAGATGCCAAAACATACGATCTTGTTGCTGCCGCGAGTAAAGTTCTCA AGATCGACGCTGGGGACATCCTGCAGCTCTTTGGGAAGATGTTTTTTGAATTTTGCCAGGAGTCTGGGTACGACACCATTTTGCGTGTTTTAGGATCAAATGTTCGGGAATTCttgcag AATCTTGACGCTCTGCACGACCACCTGGGCACCATCTACCCTGGGATGAGGGCGCCATCCTTCCGCTGCACGGACGCAGAGAAGGGGAACAGCCTAATTCTTCACTACTACTCGGAGAGAGAAGGCCTGCAGGACATTGTGATTGGCATCATTAAAACCGTCGCCCAGCAAATCCACGGCACAGAGATAGAGATGAAG ATGATTCAACCAAAGAGCAAAGAGTGTGACCACATCAAGTTTCTGATCGAGGAGAAGGACTCGGAGGAAGAGGCGTTCTACGAGGACCTGGATGGCTTCGAGGAGAACGGCACGCAGGAGACTCGGATCAGCCCGTACACCTTCTGCAAGGCTTTCCCCTTCCACCTCATGTTTGACAGAGACCTGATGCTGACACAGTGCGGGAACGCCATTTATCGAGTCCTgcctcag CTCCAGCCTGGATCCTGCATCCTGCCCTCAGTTTTTTCTTTGGTCCGTCCACACATCGACTTCAGCTTTCACGGCATCCTCTCGCACATCAACACCGTCTTTGTGCTGCGCAGCAAG GAGGGCCTGCTGAATGTGGAGACAGTGGAGAACGAGGACGAGCTGACGGGGGTGGAGATCAGCTGCCTCAGACTCAAAGGACAGATGATCTACTTGCCAGAGGCGGAGAACATCCTTTTTCTTTGCTCGCCCAG CGTTATGAACCTGGATGACCTCACACGTAGGGGGCTTTACCTGAGCGACATCCCGCTGCACGACGCCACGCGTgacctggtgctgctgggcGAGCAGTTCCGCGAGGAGTACAAGCTGacgcaggagctggagatcctGACGGACCGTCTGCAGCACACCCTGCGAGCGCTGGAAGacgagaagaagaaaacagacag ATTGCTTTATTCTGTTCTGCCACCATCTGTTGCCAACGAGCTGCGTCACAAGCGGCCCGTGCCGGCGAAGCGCTACGACAACGTGACGATCCTGTTCAGCGGCATCGTGGGCTTCAACACCTTCTGCAGCAAGCACGCCTCGGCCGAGGGCGCCATCAAGATAGTCAACCTGCTCAACGATGTTTACACGCGCTTTGACATCTTGACGGACTCGCGGAATAACCCTTATGTATACAAG GTGGAAACGGTGGGAGATAAGTACATGACGGTGAGCGGCCTGCCCGAGCCGTGCACGCACCACGCCAAGTCCATCTGCCACCTGGccctggagatgctggagatcgCGGGACAGGTGAAAGTGGACGACGAACCCGTTCAG ATCACGATCGGGATCCACACCGGAGAGGTGGTGACGGGGGTGATTGGGCAGAGGATGCCTCGGTATTGCCTCTTCGGAAATACCGTCAATCTCACCAGCCGCACGGAAACGACCGGCGAAAAGGGCCGGATAAACGTCTCGGAGTTCACGTTCCG gtgtctgcagtcCGCCGAGAACGCCGACCCTCAGTTCCATTTAGAGTACCGGGGTCCCGTCACCATGAAAGGGAAGAAGGAACCCATGAAGGTGTGGTTTCTGTCCAGGAAGCCCACGGTAGAACCCGCCACAGTAAAAGCCTAA